The following coding sequences lie in one Pseudorca crassidens isolate mPseCra1 chromosome 2, mPseCra1.hap1, whole genome shotgun sequence genomic window:
- the PLPPR4 gene encoding phospholipid phosphatase-related protein type 4 isoform X2: MSAKERPKGKVIKDSVTLLPCFYFVELPILASSVVSLYFLELTDVFKPVHSGFSCYDRSLSMPYIEPTQEAIPFLMLLSLAFAGPAITIMVGEGILYCCLSKRRNGIGLEPNINAGGCNFNSFLRRAVRFVGVHVFGLCSTALITDIIQLSTGYQAPYFLTVCKPNYTSLNVSCKENSYIVEDICSGSDLTVINSGRKSFPSQHATLAAFAAVYISMYFNSTLTDSSKLLKPLLVFTFIICGIICGLTRITQYKNHPVDVYCGFLIGGGIALYLGLYAVGNFLPSEESMFQHREALRSLTDLNQDPSRVLSAKNGSSSDGIAHTEGILNRNHRDASSLTNLKRANADVEIITPRSPMGKENMVTFSNTLPRANTPSVEDPVRRNATIHASMDSARSKQLLTQWKNKNESRKLSLQVMETEPGQSPPRSIEMRSSSEPSRVGVNGDHHGPGNQYLKIQPGTVPGCNNSMPGGPRVSIQSRPGSSQLVHIPEETQENISTSPKSSSARAKWLKAAEKTVACNRSNSQPRIMQVIAMSKQQGVLQSSPKNTEGSTVSCTGSIRYKTLTDHEPSGIVRVEAHPENNRPVIQIPSTEGEGSGSWKWKAPEKGNLRQTYELNDLNRDSESCESLKDSYGSGDRKRSNIDNHEHHHHGITTIRVTPVEGSEIGSETLSISSSRDSTLRRKGNIILIPERSSSPENTRNIFYKGTSPTRAYKD, translated from the exons TTGCCTATATTGGCATCATCGGTGGTTAGCCTGTATTTCCTGGAACTCACAGATGTCTTCAAACCTGTGCACTCTGGATTCAGCTGCTATGACCGGAGTCTTAGCATGCCATACATTGAACCCACACAGGAGGCAATTCCATTCCTCATGCTGCTTAGCTTGGCTTTCGCCGGACCTGCAATTACG ATTATGGTAGGGGAAGGAATTCTCTACTGTTGCCTGTCCAAAAGAAGGAATGGAATTGGCCTGGAGCCCAATATTAATGCCGGAGGCTGCAACTTCAACTCTTTCCTTAGAAGAGCCGTCAGATTCGTTG GTGTTCATGTGTTTGGACTCTGCTCTACAGCTCTCATCACAGATATCATCCAGCTGTCCACAGGCTACCAGGCACCATACTTTCTGACTGTGTGCAAGCCAAACTATACCTCTCTGAATGTGTCTTGCAAAGAGAATTCCTACATTGTAGAAGATATTTGCTCAGGATCTGATCTTACAGTTATCAACAGCGGCAG AAAATCATTCCCTTCACAACATGCGACCCTTGCTGCCTTTGCAGCTGTGTACATTTCG atgtacTTCAATTCCACACTAACGGATTCCTCTAAGCTTCTGAAACCTCTCTTGGTCTTCACCTTTATCATCTGTGGAATCATCTGTGGGCTAACACGGATAACTCAGTATAAGAACCACCCAGTTGATGTCTATTGTGGCTTTTTAATAGGAGGAGGAATTGCTCTATACTTG GGTCTGTATGCTGTGGGGAATTTTCTGCCTAGCGAAGAGAGTATGTTTCAGCACAGAGAAGCCCTCAGGTCTCTGACAGACCTCAATCAAGACCCCAGCCGAGTTTTATCTGCTAAAAATGGTAGCAGTAGTGACGGAATTGCTCACACAGAAGGCATCCTCAACCGAAACCACAGAGATGCTAGCTCATTGACAAACCTCAAAAGGGCAAATGCTGATGTAGAAATCATCACTCCACGGAGCCCCATGGGGAAGGAAAACATGGTTACCTTCAGCAATACCTTGCCTAGAGCCAACACCCCATCCGTGGAAGACCCTGTGAGAAGAAACGCCACCATTCATGCCTCTATGGATTCTGCTAGATCCAAGCAGCTCCTCACCCAGTGGAAGAATAAGAATGAAAGTCGTAAGTTGTCCCTGCAGGTTATGGAGACCGAGCCTGGACAGTCACCACCGAGATCCATTGAAATGAGGTCAAGCTCAGAGCCGTCGAGGGTGGGGGTCAATGGAGACCACCATGGTCCCGGCAATCAGTACCTCAAGATCCAGCCTGGCACCGTCCCCGGGTGCAACAACAGTATGCCTGGGGGACCAAGAGTGTCCATTCAGTCCCGCCCCGGGTCCTCACAGTTAGTGCACATCCCTGAGGAGACGCAGGAAAACATAAGCACCTCCCCCAAAAGCAGCTCCGCTCGGGCCAAGTGGCTGAAAGCTGCGGAGAAGACCGTGGCCTGTAATAGAAGCAACAGCCAGCCTCGAATCATGCAAGTCATAGCCATGTCCAAGCAGCAGGGCGTCCTCCAAAGCAGCCCCAAGAACACCGAAGGCAGTACGGTCTCCTGCACTGGCTCCATCCGCTACAAAACCTTGACAGACCACGAACCCAGTGGGATCGTGAGGGTTGAGGCTCACCCAGAGAACAACAGGCCCGTCATACAGATCCCATCCACCGAAGGCGAAGGCAGTGGCTCCTGGAAATGGAAAGCCCCTGAAAAGGGCAACCTTCGCCAAACTTATGAACTCAACGATCTCAACAGGGACTCCGAAAGCTGTGAGTCCCTGAAAGACAGTTATGGTTCTGGAGATCGAAAGAGAAGCAACATTGATAACCACGAGCATCACCACCATGGAATCACCACCATCCGCGTCACCCCAGTAGAGGGCAGCGAAATTGGTTCAGAGACCctgtccatttcttcttcccGCGACTCCACCCTGCGGAGAAAGGGCAACATCATCTTAATTCCTGAAAGAAGCAGCAGCCCCGAAAACACTAGGAATATCTTCTACAAAGGAACCTCCCCAACACGGGCTTATAAGGATTGA
- the PLPPR4 gene encoding phospholipid phosphatase-related protein type 4 isoform X1, giving the protein MCLKRIYVCTFELPILASSVVSLYFLELTDVFKPVHSGFSCYDRSLSMPYIEPTQEAIPFLMLLSLAFAGPAITIMVGEGILYCCLSKRRNGIGLEPNINAGGCNFNSFLRRAVRFVGVHVFGLCSTALITDIIQLSTGYQAPYFLTVCKPNYTSLNVSCKENSYIVEDICSGSDLTVINSGRKSFPSQHATLAAFAAVYISMYFNSTLTDSSKLLKPLLVFTFIICGIICGLTRITQYKNHPVDVYCGFLIGGGIALYLGLYAVGNFLPSEESMFQHREALRSLTDLNQDPSRVLSAKNGSSSDGIAHTEGILNRNHRDASSLTNLKRANADVEIITPRSPMGKENMVTFSNTLPRANTPSVEDPVRRNATIHASMDSARSKQLLTQWKNKNESRKLSLQVMETEPGQSPPRSIEMRSSSEPSRVGVNGDHHGPGNQYLKIQPGTVPGCNNSMPGGPRVSIQSRPGSSQLVHIPEETQENISTSPKSSSARAKWLKAAEKTVACNRSNSQPRIMQVIAMSKQQGVLQSSPKNTEGSTVSCTGSIRYKTLTDHEPSGIVRVEAHPENNRPVIQIPSTEGEGSGSWKWKAPEKGNLRQTYELNDLNRDSESCESLKDSYGSGDRKRSNIDNHEHHHHGITTIRVTPVEGSEIGSETLSISSSRDSTLRRKGNIILIPERSSSPENTRNIFYKGTSPTRAYKD; this is encoded by the exons TTGCCTATATTGGCATCATCGGTGGTTAGCCTGTATTTCCTGGAACTCACAGATGTCTTCAAACCTGTGCACTCTGGATTCAGCTGCTATGACCGGAGTCTTAGCATGCCATACATTGAACCCACACAGGAGGCAATTCCATTCCTCATGCTGCTTAGCTTGGCTTTCGCCGGACCTGCAATTACG ATTATGGTAGGGGAAGGAATTCTCTACTGTTGCCTGTCCAAAAGAAGGAATGGAATTGGCCTGGAGCCCAATATTAATGCCGGAGGCTGCAACTTCAACTCTTTCCTTAGAAGAGCCGTCAGATTCGTTG GTGTTCATGTGTTTGGACTCTGCTCTACAGCTCTCATCACAGATATCATCCAGCTGTCCACAGGCTACCAGGCACCATACTTTCTGACTGTGTGCAAGCCAAACTATACCTCTCTGAATGTGTCTTGCAAAGAGAATTCCTACATTGTAGAAGATATTTGCTCAGGATCTGATCTTACAGTTATCAACAGCGGCAG AAAATCATTCCCTTCACAACATGCGACCCTTGCTGCCTTTGCAGCTGTGTACATTTCG atgtacTTCAATTCCACACTAACGGATTCCTCTAAGCTTCTGAAACCTCTCTTGGTCTTCACCTTTATCATCTGTGGAATCATCTGTGGGCTAACACGGATAACTCAGTATAAGAACCACCCAGTTGATGTCTATTGTGGCTTTTTAATAGGAGGAGGAATTGCTCTATACTTG GGTCTGTATGCTGTGGGGAATTTTCTGCCTAGCGAAGAGAGTATGTTTCAGCACAGAGAAGCCCTCAGGTCTCTGACAGACCTCAATCAAGACCCCAGCCGAGTTTTATCTGCTAAAAATGGTAGCAGTAGTGACGGAATTGCTCACACAGAAGGCATCCTCAACCGAAACCACAGAGATGCTAGCTCATTGACAAACCTCAAAAGGGCAAATGCTGATGTAGAAATCATCACTCCACGGAGCCCCATGGGGAAGGAAAACATGGTTACCTTCAGCAATACCTTGCCTAGAGCCAACACCCCATCCGTGGAAGACCCTGTGAGAAGAAACGCCACCATTCATGCCTCTATGGATTCTGCTAGATCCAAGCAGCTCCTCACCCAGTGGAAGAATAAGAATGAAAGTCGTAAGTTGTCCCTGCAGGTTATGGAGACCGAGCCTGGACAGTCACCACCGAGATCCATTGAAATGAGGTCAAGCTCAGAGCCGTCGAGGGTGGGGGTCAATGGAGACCACCATGGTCCCGGCAATCAGTACCTCAAGATCCAGCCTGGCACCGTCCCCGGGTGCAACAACAGTATGCCTGGGGGACCAAGAGTGTCCATTCAGTCCCGCCCCGGGTCCTCACAGTTAGTGCACATCCCTGAGGAGACGCAGGAAAACATAAGCACCTCCCCCAAAAGCAGCTCCGCTCGGGCCAAGTGGCTGAAAGCTGCGGAGAAGACCGTGGCCTGTAATAGAAGCAACAGCCAGCCTCGAATCATGCAAGTCATAGCCATGTCCAAGCAGCAGGGCGTCCTCCAAAGCAGCCCCAAGAACACCGAAGGCAGTACGGTCTCCTGCACTGGCTCCATCCGCTACAAAACCTTGACAGACCACGAACCCAGTGGGATCGTGAGGGTTGAGGCTCACCCAGAGAACAACAGGCCCGTCATACAGATCCCATCCACCGAAGGCGAAGGCAGTGGCTCCTGGAAATGGAAAGCCCCTGAAAAGGGCAACCTTCGCCAAACTTATGAACTCAACGATCTCAACAGGGACTCCGAAAGCTGTGAGTCCCTGAAAGACAGTTATGGTTCTGGAGATCGAAAGAGAAGCAACATTGATAACCACGAGCATCACCACCATGGAATCACCACCATCCGCGTCACCCCAGTAGAGGGCAGCGAAATTGGTTCAGAGACCctgtccatttcttcttcccGCGACTCCACCCTGCGGAGAAAGGGCAACATCATCTTAATTCCTGAAAGAAGCAGCAGCCCCGAAAACACTAGGAATATCTTCTACAAAGGAACCTCCCCAACACGGGCTTATAAGGATTGA